In Flavobacterium sp. WV_118_3, one DNA window encodes the following:
- a CDS encoding WG repeat-containing protein: MNTIHKIKVLLAIIPLFSIVQCHSQEYKTDDPLAAYSGFYPYEKGYATVGINKKYGFIDKKGRNVVPCKYSFVYTFHKGLAVVELGEKHGLVDTTGREVVPLKYDFIGSFEESDRAIVKLDHKWGFIDKNGKEIIPVIYEQAAHFYGAITTVKENGKWYIIDTLNNRKPVREDFVDLGSFHEGLAAVKIRGKSGWGFINKQGKIVIPPKYDSPAFFLNGLASVAYNGKSGFINKKGEVVVPLLYEGFAHFSDGMAAVTLNDKYGFVNTEGTLVIPAKYSNVYSFYNGMAIIRISGKYGCINKKGETVIPFIYDEMYSGEGNFAVVKDGKGYFIDAKQNILFPEEYQSVDGFKDGTALVKQNGIWFYIDKKGKRLF; encoded by the coding sequence ATGAATACGATCCATAAAATAAAAGTATTACTTGCTATTATACCGCTTTTTAGCATTGTACAATGCCATTCTCAGGAATACAAAACCGATGATCCGCTGGCAGCCTATAGTGGATTCTATCCGTATGAAAAGGGATATGCGACAGTGGGAATCAATAAAAAATACGGATTTATAGATAAAAAAGGACGCAATGTGGTACCCTGTAAATATAGCTTTGTGTACACATTCCATAAAGGATTGGCCGTTGTTGAATTGGGCGAAAAACACGGACTTGTAGACACTACAGGCCGAGAGGTAGTACCTTTGAAATATGATTTTATTGGAAGTTTTGAAGAAAGCGATAGAGCAATCGTGAAATTAGATCACAAATGGGGCTTTATCGACAAAAACGGAAAAGAAATCATTCCTGTTATTTATGAACAAGCAGCTCATTTTTATGGAGCAATCACCACCGTTAAAGAAAACGGCAAATGGTATATCATCGATACCCTGAACAATCGAAAACCGGTTCGGGAAGATTTCGTAGACCTCGGTTCTTTTCACGAAGGACTGGCCGCTGTAAAAATCCGCGGAAAATCAGGGTGGGGCTTTATCAATAAGCAGGGAAAAATAGTCATTCCACCAAAATACGATAGTCCCGCTTTTTTCCTGAATGGTCTGGCAAGTGTAGCGTACAATGGAAAATCCGGTTTTATCAACAAAAAAGGCGAGGTGGTCGTGCCTTTGCTTTATGAAGGTTTCGCTCATTTTAGCGATGGTATGGCGGCAGTGACTCTAAATGACAAATATGGATTTGTGAACACAGAAGGAACGCTGGTTATTCCGGCAAAATACTCGAATGTCTATAGTTTTTATAACGGTATGGCCATCATTCGAATATCCGGAAAATACGGTTGCATTAATAAAAAAGGCGAAACGGTCATTCCATTTATCTATGATGAGATGTATTCGGGCGAAGGGAATTTTGCCGTGGTAAAAGACGGAAAAGGCTACTTTATAGACGCGAAACAAAACATACTGTTTCCGGAAGAGTACCAGAGTGTAGACGGCTTTAAAGACGGAACAGCCCTGGTAAAACAAAACGGAATCTGGTTTTATATCGATAAAAAAGGAAAACGGTTATTTTAG
- a CDS encoding ankyrin repeat domain-containing protein, producing the protein MNIYQTDHTKTPEIFTLIKEHKNDAAKRHLQQNPSEIALKGWMDDTPLHIAALSGNFEMVQFLIQNGANVNAERSGLYTTPLCWADSFEIARYLLDHGATMNDKELYLATSRDKVAIVDLLLLKGAKIDPIAPQYLESKSIGCLHIYLKHHIKIDGRDSRNSNLLHQLAWLDLPEVFDFAYANGCPWQKDGSGRTPYDLAKQGRRETILKHFKEQYPELISYKVENIPTDNYAFESVFVLKQSPTQSDCFIALTRNMTLVKYIVANGELIIDQIAAIAIPMIRNFCFDQNGNILIPTADSQLLVLEQTTFQLRDTIQLESDLAFDQIEYLSSKNMFLGSASNWELVLLTDDFKVIRKFKAEDGTMVPKISPDESLIAFLSYDQDTYYNLYQIDNDGTISFIRTFFKDWDNTSSGFSFQQNQFAVSFPSELEYYTFENGKPNKLWEMDLSKYTSKYNASYLAFIAPTTLVVGKGKILLIIDTEQQHITAELPLDVVAEIKNVYVDKDGEHLFVSTEKELQLLRIKEHN; encoded by the coding sequence ATGAATATTTATCAGACCGATCATACCAAAACACCGGAAATCTTTACGCTGATCAAAGAGCATAAGAACGACGCGGCGAAACGACATTTACAGCAAAATCCATCCGAAATAGCCCTTAAAGGCTGGATGGACGATACGCCTTTGCATATCGCAGCGTTAAGTGGAAACTTCGAAATGGTGCAATTTCTGATCCAAAACGGCGCCAACGTAAATGCCGAAAGAAGTGGCCTATATACCACTCCGCTCTGTTGGGCGGACAGTTTTGAAATCGCCCGATATCTTCTGGATCATGGCGCTACCATGAACGATAAAGAATTGTATTTAGCCACCAGTCGGGATAAAGTTGCTATTGTGGACTTATTGTTATTGAAAGGAGCCAAAATCGATCCTATAGCGCCACAATATCTGGAGAGCAAAAGTATCGGGTGCTTACATATATATCTGAAACACCACATCAAAATAGATGGGCGCGATTCTCGAAATAGTAATCTGTTGCATCAGCTAGCCTGGCTCGATCTACCGGAAGTTTTTGACTTTGCCTACGCTAATGGTTGTCCCTGGCAAAAAGATGGTAGCGGTCGAACGCCTTACGATTTGGCAAAACAAGGACGAAGAGAAACGATTTTAAAGCATTTTAAAGAGCAATATCCCGAATTAATTTCCTATAAAGTCGAAAATATACCGACCGATAATTACGCGTTTGAAAGTGTATTTGTTCTAAAACAAAGTCCAACGCAATCGGATTGTTTTATTGCGTTAACCCGGAACATGACGCTCGTAAAGTATATCGTAGCCAATGGAGAATTGATCATCGATCAAATTGCGGCAATTGCTATTCCGATGATCCGAAATTTCTGCTTTGATCAAAATGGAAATATCCTAATTCCAACAGCCGACAGTCAATTACTGGTTTTGGAACAAACTACTTTTCAATTACGCGATACGATTCAACTGGAAAGCGACTTAGCGTTCGATCAGATCGAATACCTGTCCTCCAAAAATATGTTTTTGGGAAGTGCTTCCAACTGGGAACTTGTATTGCTTACAGACGATTTCAAGGTGATCCGTAAATTTAAAGCTGAGGACGGAACGATGGTACCCAAAATAAGCCCGGACGAAAGTTTGATTGCGTTTTTAAGCTACGATCAGGATACGTATTATAATCTGTATCAAATCGACAATGATGGTACGATCTCCTTTATTCGCACTTTTTTCAAAGACTGGGATAATACGTCAAGCGGTTTTAGCTTTCAACAAAATCAATTTGCCGTTTCTTTTCCTTCCGAATTAGAATATTATACTTTTGAAAACGGAAAACCAAACAAACTGTGGGAAATGGACCTGTCGAAGTATACCTCAAAATACAACGCTAGTTATTTGGCCTTTATAGCCCCTACTACTCTGGTGGTTGGAAAAGGAAAAATACTATTGATCATCGATACAGAACAGCAGCATATCACAGCCGAACTACCTTTGGATGTAGTAGCCGAAATCAAAAACGTATACGTCGACAAAGACGGTGAGCATTTGTTTGTTTCTACCGAAAAGGAGCTCCAACTACTACGAATAAAAGAACACAATTGA